The Meriones unguiculatus strain TT.TT164.6M chromosome 3, Bangor_MerUng_6.1, whole genome shotgun sequence genomic sequence AGGTAACTGTAAAAGCAAGGGTCATCTCtatgacacccctccccccaagagATTTACTTTAATATTGACTTTTTTCCACTACGAAAACTATATAGACACATTAAAATCTAGGAAAAGAAGAACAAGGACATTGGGGCTCTACTTTAGTTAAGAAGGAGCTTGCCTAAAACGTATctaccctgggttcaattcccagtgcgcAGTAAGCTGCGTATGGTCaggggtgtggtgacacacagcCGTGACCCTGGCACTGGGAGACTGGCGGTTCCAAAGTTCTGGGTCATCTTCAGcgacacagtgagttcaaggccatcctggctcCTGTCTCACAAaaggaaaggcaggcaggcaggctggtgagatggctcagcaggtatggGCGCCCAGCAGcccgagtttgatcccagaaaccacaggtggaaggagagaagcgactcctaaattgtcctctgacctgcgcATTTGGGCCAGTACATATGTCCTATGTCCAGCaccataaataaacaaaatacttgaaaacaggaaggagagaaaacgGCCTGTGACTGAGCCAGAGGAGACAGTACAGGCAGCACCGCAGTTagttcatggttttgtttttcaactaAAAATTTTACATTCATATGTTTACTTGTGTGTCTCTTGCTGTGTGAGCACGTGTTTGCCACGGGGTGCATTCGGGTGGGAGAGTGCAGCTTGGAGGAATCCGGCATCTCCTATCCTGTGGGTTTGCGGCTCAAGCGCAGGctctcaggcttggtggccagcgTGTGTACCCGCCCTGCGTCTCACTGGGCCCCCAGCTCGTTCTGTACCTGCGCTTTGAGTCTTGGGAGAACTCTGATGACGAactttttatctctcttttttaaagatttttaaaaactgtgtgtgcGTTTTGCCaagcctgtatgtatgtgtcccctgtgtgtgcctggtgctggcAGAGGCCGGTAGAGGGTGTTGGGTCTCCTGAAACTGGGGTGACAGGGGGTTGTgagcggccatgtgggtgctgggaactgaagccaggtcctctgcaagagcagcaagtgctcttgacctcagagccatccctccagttcccttgtatctttttaattttaattttaatttttctctctgaATGGGCATTGACACTTGATCTTGGCTCTAAGCTTTATATTCCATTTTGGTACTTGTGCCATGGCCCCATCACTTAAGAACCAGGGGCAGAGAAGGATGAGCTGAGGCCATCCACTGATCATCTGGATGGGTGTCAAAGGTCATCCAGGAACCCATGGAGATAGAGGACCCGTCCCCAGTCTCAGCAAAACCCCTACACCTTGCACAGAGGGCAGAGACCAGAAGTTTATTGACATGGTGACTCTTAGGTGTGAGAATTTTTGTCGTCTTGGGGTCTCCCTCTGCCCTCTGTGGGAGTCCCGTAGGGGCTGACTGCACCCCTCTCTCCCAGGTGCTGTGGCACCGTGCCCAGTACGAGCCGCTCTTCCACATGCTCAGTGACCCCGAGGCTTACGTGTTCACCTGCGTGAACCAGACAGCGGAGCAGCAGGAGTTGGAGGATGAGCAGCGGAGGCTGTGTGATATCCAGCCCTTCCTGCCCGTGCTGCGCCTGGTGGCTCGAGAGGGTGACCGCGTGAAGAAGCTGGTCAACTCTCAGATCAGCCTCCTCATCGGCAAAGGTGCGCGTGCGCGCGGGCGGGGGTCGGCCAGGCTGCCCCCCACCCCGACCCCCGTCCTGGCACCGTGCTGATCTCCTCCCGCCTCCCCAAAAGGTCTCCACGAGTTTGATTCCCTGCGGGACCCGGAAGTGAATGACTTCCGCACTAAGATGCGCCAGTTCTGTGAAGAGGCCGCGGCTCACCGCCAGCAGCTGGGCTGGGAGGAATGGCTGCAGTATAGCTTCCCCCTGCAGCTGGAGCCCTCAGCGAGGAGCTGGCGGGCGGGCATGCTGCGCGTCACCAACCGAGCCCTGCTGGTTAACGTGAAATTCGAGGGTAGTGAGGTGAGCTCACCGCTTCTTGACCCTAGCGATGCTGGCCTGGCTGCTTCATCCAGCCTGCCTTGCCCATGAGGGACCTTCTCTTGTAAAACTCTCCAACCATGCAAAGCCCCAGTTCCTTTTCTCGGTAGCATTAGAGGGCATTTGCCAGGTGCCCCTGCATGCCAGAGGGCTCAGCCAGTTGTCTCACCAGGCaagtttggatttttattttattttactttattttatgtatatgaattattttgcctacatgtgtgtaaTGTTAGTTACCTCATGCATGTCTGGTActtacagaggtcagaaaaggaggTCAGATCCCTTAGGACTGGaggtagagatggttgtgagccaccatgtgggtgctgagaaccaaacccaggtcctcttccaGAGTAAACACCCGAGAAGGACTGCCCCTCACCAGGCAGAATGACAGAGCAGAGTGGCCCAACGGTGTCATCCgctttttcctcctttccctccctctctcccaccttccctccctgtgtTTCCTGGCTGTTGGTTGCATGCCTTCATTAGTAAACACTGAGGCATGTTGGAGATGGGAGCCCTTTCACAGGCAGCCCCGCCTCTGTGCCCCAGAAACCACAGGGCCTGCAGAGCAGGAGGCTGACACCCTTCTCCCTACAGGACAGCTTCACCTTACAGGTATCCACCCAGGACATGCCCCTGGCGCTGATGGCCTGTGCCCTCCGGAAGAAGGCCACAGTGTTCCGGCAGCCTCTGGTGGAGCAGCCCGAGGACTATGCCCTTCAGGTGAACGGGAGGCACGAGTACCTCTATGGCAGCTACCCGCTCTGCCAGTTTCAGGTGAGCCCTCTGTAGGGCGCTCCTTACCACCCGCAGGTGGCCCCGAGCACCAAGGGCGGCTGGACTCAGGGCCGCTCTTGAGTCCGAGGAGGCAGGCCTTTGTGGTCACCATGAGAGCATCCCTGCTGAACTGGTCCTCTGTGAGCATAGGGCAGGACCCCATCTTTAGGGAGAAGCATCAGGAGGCCTCTCCTGAGAGGTGGCACAGGCAGTATtggcttggggggggggttccTGGGAGCCAGCTGTCCAGGGAATGAGCAGGTGCCACCTGCCAGCAGCTCACCCTGCACCTCTGTCCCAGTACATCTGCAGCTGCCTGCACAGTGGACTAACCCCCCACCTGACCATGGTCCACTCCTCCTCTATCCTTGCCATGCGGGATGAGCAGAGCAACCCTGCCCCCCAAGTCCAGAAGCCACGCGCCAAACCTCCCCCCATCCCTGCTAAGAAGGTGAGAGAGACCCGCAGTCTGCTGGGACGCAGACCTGGAGGGCCGTGGGTTCAGGGGTCCCTGGTGATGAGCGACCACTATTCTGTTGGGCTCTGTGTGGACTGCGGGGCAGCCTCCATTGTCCGCTTGTGGATGGTAGGGGCATGGGGGCCCCTGTGAGTCTGCACAACAGGCTTTCTGATAGAGTGTTGGGGACAGGTGTCCGGGCCTTGCCACCaaccctgcctccctccttccccagcccTCCTCTGTGTCCCTGTGGTCCCTGGAGCAGCCGTTCTCCATTGAGCTGATCCAGGGCAGCAAAGTGAATGCAGATGAGCGGATGAAGGTAGGGGCTCCAGGGCCAGGTGAGGGGCCCACTGTTTTCTACACAAACAAGGCAGCCGTGGCCGGGGGGGGGGCAGCGGAAGCAGAGTGGGAAGATGTCACACGAAAGCCACCTGACCACATTACCCAGCGTCCCTGCCTggagtggttgtgagctgcttcaAAACAGGAAGAGGGGAGTGGGGTGGGCCGGCCAGCCAGAGACCGATTCGTGGAAACCAGGCAGAGCCGAGTTCTGTGTATTTGACTTTGGTGTGGAGGTTGTGGGGAATGAAAGAGGTGTCTGGGGAGGTGTGAGGTGCGAGGAAGAGCCCGCTGCAGCTGGCCAGGGTAGGCCTGCAGCATGGACCGGGTAGCTGCCTCATCTCATCCCCTGGGGCTGGGCTTCCTCTGGCTTGAGAAGATAGTGTAGGGCCCCGTGCTCTTTCACAAGCCTGACGTACTCAGTCCTTGACATCCTCTGTCCTCACAACTGCTCCCAGGTTCTAGTTGTAGAATGGGGAGCCCGCTCAGAGCCTGGGTTTCCTTTCCTACCTCCATAATTTTACAGGCTTGGAGGGCTAGGTGCTGTGTCTGGGCTGATCAGCTTCTGGGCCTCCTGGACAGGAAGGAGCCTGTAAAATTCAAATTAGGGCAGGCATCCTTAGGATGTTAGAGCTGTGGGATTACCATCTCCTGTTGTGGAGACAGAGGTCTGGAGTGGGAAGGGACGTGCCTTCAGCTGTCAGTGCAGTCtatgacctccccagccccacaagGAAGTAGATTCAGACCCACTTAAGAATGAAGACAtttgaggggaggggagggctggggcccagggcccctgctccccttactctgtGCTGgcaccccaccctacccccacccccagctggtTGTGCAGGCCGGGCTCTTCCATGGTAACGAGATGCTGTGTAAGACGGTATCCAGCTCCGAGGTGAGCGTGAGCTCAGAGCCCGTGTGGAAGCAGCGACTTGAGTTCGACATCAGTATCTGTGACCTGCCACGCATGGCCCGCCTCTGCTTTGCCCTCTATGCCGTCGTGGAGAAGGCTAAGAAGAAGTCCACCAAGAAAAAGTCCAAGAAGGCGGTGGGTAGGGCTGGCTGGGAGCGGCCTAGGCCTCCCTCTGGGCCCCACGGGCACACAGGCTGAGGAAGGGGCCCGAGGGGGCCTAGACCCCAAGCCTTGCCACCATCATAGTCTGGGTCCCTTCCCCTCTAGCTTGGTGTTACCTGCTGGCCACCTGTGGTCCATCCAGTGGGCTCTGGCCAGCAGCTCCCTGGAGCGAAACTGTCCTCAGGGGGATTAAAGGGCTTGAGCCAGCTGTTGCCTTGAGAGGCTGGGCCCGTAGTCACCAGTTCCAGGACTTGAAGTGACccttgtgggctggagagatggcttagcggtcAAGAGTGCTGGCTgtgcttccagaggtcctgagttcaattcccagcaaccacatggtggcttaccaccctctgtaatgagatctgataccctctttggTGTGCATGAAGATGGCATTCGTATACCTAAAGTGGCCCTTGCCTTGCTGATGCACACTGGAGCTGAGCCAGGTGCTGTGAGTGGCTCCTGGTTCTAGGCCTTGCTGTTTTTGTCACTAGGATGAGGCAGTTGGACCCTCCTCTTGTCTTCCCTTGAGTCTACCTGGGAGTCCTCTCTTGAAGCCCAGATCCCCTCCCCTACTTGGCCTTCTGGTTTGTTCTATTCTGAGACCAGCAAAAGGGGGCCTTTGTGAGTGGCCCTAACCTACCCACCGGTGTCCTTTCCCAGGACTGTCCCATTGCCTGGGCCAACCTCATGCTGTTCGACTACAAAGATCAGCTCAAGACCGGGGAGCGCCGCCTCTACATGTGGCCCTCTGTCCCAGGTAGGCCACCCCCAGGGGAGCCGCCAGCGGGGGTAGAGGTCTCAGAGCACGTGACTGGACACATACAACCCTACCGTCCCTGTGTCCAGATGACAAAGGAGAGCTGCTGAATCCTGCGGGCACCGTGCGCAGTAACCCCAACACAGAGAGCGCTGCTGCCCTGGTCATCTTCCTGCCCGAGGTGGCCGCCCATCCTGTCTACTTCCCTGCCCTGGAGAAGGTCGGTGAAGACCCTGTCCTGTTAGCCAGGGGTTCTCAGCCTCTCTACTGCTGCGACCCTCTagtacagttcctcctgttgtggtgaccccaaccgtaCAACCGTATTATTTCCGTCACCACTTCATAATTTCGCCGTCATTacgaatcataatgcaaatacgtgttttctgatggtcttaggcgaccacTGTGTAAGGCTCGTTTGACCCCCAAAGAAGGGGGGATTGCGACCCACAGTTCTAGACTTTTCCCTGTCTGCAGTTCTTTGGAGAGTAGACCTGGCCACCCTGAGATTTGTCTAGAGTATATGCATTATGCTAACTCGGGGTTTCCATGGGCCATTTGAGCCGCCATCGGGTAATGTCTGGTGTGGGAAGGATGCTCCTGGCGTGTTGTAGGTACCTACCTTGGTAAAAGGTAAAGGAAAGGCTAGGTAATGCTTGAGACGGTTTCCGTCAGCTTGACGGGCAGGTGCTAGGTCTGGTTGTAGATGTCCTGGGGTGCTGCGGGGCTGCCCCACACCCAGGACACTGAGGGCCTGACACTTGTTGCAGATCCTGGAGCTGGGGCGTCACGGGGAGCGCGGGCGCATCACGGAGGAGGAGGTGAGCTCAGGTCCTGGGGATGGGGGAGCCTGGGAGTGGGGTACAGGGCTGGAGGCCTCAGCCTGTCCATGGCCCTCAGCAGCTGCAGCTGCGGGAGATCCTGGAGAGGCGGGGGTCTGGGGAGCTGTACGAACACGAGAAGGACCTGATGTGGAAGATGCGCCATGAGGTCCAGGAGCACTTCCCAGAGGCGCTGGCCCGCCTGCTGCTGGTCACCAAGTGGAATAAACATGAGGATGTGGCCCAGGTGAGTAGGGAGGGGAGTTTGTGAGAGGAGCCGGGGGCAGATGGACAGTTGCTGCCCACCGGCTCCCACCTGACCACCAAGCTGTCCCAGATGCTCTATTTGCTGTGCTCCTGGCCCGAGCTGCCTGTGCTGAGTGCCCTGGAGCTGCTGGACTTCAGCTTCCCCGACTCCTACGTGGGCTCCTTCGCCATCAAGTCCCTGCGGAAGCTGACGTGAGTCCCTGCTGGGTGCGCCCTCTGGGGCCCGCAGActccctgctcttccagaaggcagCTTTGCCCCCACCACCCAGAAGAACGTGCTGGGTTGGGGTgagcctggcctctgcctcctcctctgccacctGCCAGCTGTAGGCCGTTCACTTTCCCTCCTGCAGGGATGGCGAGCTTCTCCAGTACCTCCTGCAGCTGGTGCAAGTGCTCAAATACGAGTCCTACCTGGACTGCGAGTTGACCAAATTCTTGCTGGACCGAGCCCTGGCCAACCGCAAGATCGGCCACTTTCTCTTCTGGCACCTTcggtagctgagctcacccagcCTGTTCTCGGAAACCCCTCAGGGCCGCAGGGAAGGGGGACCTCAGGCTGGCTGAGCTCATGTTTCTAGCAGGCTCAGATGCTCCGGCGTCCTGGGTCCCACCCGGGCTGGGGAGGGCATGCGTGGCTCTGGCAGGCAAGACTCAGTAccgtctccccccccccccagctctgaGATGCATGTACCATCAGTGGCCCTGCGCTTTGGCCTCATCATGGAAGCCTATTGCAGAGGCAGCACTCACCACATGAAGGTGCTGATGAAGCAGGTAAAGCTTGGCCAGGCTCTGCTTGTAGGCTTCAGAATGCTGTCCCCACTGGCCACGCTCCTCCCACCTGTGGCTGGCACCCACCGCTGCCTTTCTCACCATCACCACCAGGGGGAAGCACTGAGCAAGCTTAAGTCACTGAATGACTTCGTGAAGGTGAGCTCTCAGAAGACCACCAAGCCCCAGGCCAAGGAGCTGATGCACATATGCATGCGGCAGGAGACCTACATGGAGGCCCTGTCCCACCTGCAGTCCCCGCTCGACCCCAGCACCCTGCTGGAGGAAGTCTGGTGAGCCCCATGCCCGGCCCCACGGGGGCTCCTCCCACCcttctggccacagaggaggagcaCCTGCCGACCCCACTCTCTGGCCGGCAGTGTGGAGCAGTGCACCTTCATGGACTCCAAGATGAAGCCGCTGTGGATCATGTACAGCAGCGAGGAGGCAGGCAGCGCTGGCAGCGTGGGCATCATCTTTAAGAACGGGGATGGTGAGCAGGCAGGCCGCGTGCTATCCTGAGGGGGTGGCCCTGGGACCCAAGGGCTGGCACGCAGCGGGAATTCAGAGCCTCCGCCAGGCTTGTGGTCTCCTTTCCACTCCACAGACCTCCGCCAGGATATGCTGACCCTGCAGATGATCCAGCTCATGGACgtcctgtggaagcaggagggCCTGGACCTGAGGTGGGGGCCCATCCTGCAACTGTTTTGCTTCTGGGCCAGCCCTTAGAGTCTGTGCTTTCAAGGGGATCAAAGCTACTGTCACTGTGTCAGTTGGGAAAGGGCTGTTCTCAAGACAGGGAGAGGAGAGTTAGGAGCGGGTGGGGAAGGCATCGGAACATCGGCCTTGCTCCCTCCTGCATTTCCTGGCCTCCTAACCATCTCAGGAAGCAGCAGCATCTTCTCCCACACACTCACCGTCTTGGGTGCCAGTGCTGGAGCCTCTGAGTCCttcatccttcctctcctcctcactGCCTTGTGTGTGGCATCCCCATGTCTCCCGTGGACGGCCTTTGCTCACGGCATCTTGCCGTCCCCCCTCCCTTCATCTAGGATGACCCCCTATGGCTGCCTCCCCACCGGAGACCGCACGGGTCTCATCGAGGTGGTCCTCCACTCGGACACCATTGCCAACATCCAGCTGAACAAGAGCAACATGGCAGCCACAGCCGCCTTCAACAAGGATGCCCTGCTCAACTGGCTCAAATCTAAGAACCCTGGGTAGGTTTCAGGCCTTCTCCCTCCTGGGAGGTATGTGGGGAGGGTTGTCCTGGCAGAGATGAGGTAAGAGGAAGGGCTGTGACCATCTGTGACTAGTTGGCTCAGCCGTAGGGCCAGCCTGGATCTCATTGGCCAAGGCGGTTGCTGACGCCCGCATCATACCAAAGTTTACATCCGGCCTTAGGTATTCGACTTCCTCAAGCTCGAGTGGGCTACCTAGGATAGCGTACGTGTCTTGCCTGAGATAACGCAAGTCATCCGGGACTTTTCCCAATCCTGGAGGGATGGAGTCCAGTGAAAGCCTGGAGCCTCGGCATTGCCTTGGcagcctttcctctcctcctggcctCATGTAGGCCAGACTTGGCCTCTTCCCATGGTGCTTATGGGCAGTGGGGGACAGGTTCAAGATCAGGGAGGTATCCCAGGCCTAAGGTCTGGAACAGTGAACGTTCTGTAAAGCAAGCTGAAAGGCTGGactcaagaggaagaggaggaaagagactGGTAGAAAGAGCTTCGGTATGGAGTGGCCTTGACCTTCAGTCTTCCTCACTCAGGGAAGCCCTAGATCGGGCCATCGAGGAATTTACCCTCTCCTGTGCTGGCTACTGTGTGGCCACGTACGTGCTGGGCATTGGTGACCGACACAGCGACAACATCATGATTCGAGAGAGTGGGCAGGTAGGGGGGCACGGGTGGGTGGCTTCCCCGTGGGGCTGATCTCCAGTCTGGCCTGCTGGTGCCTCTGCCCTGAGTTTGGTATCCCAGATGATGCTGGGAGCCCGGCTGGCATCTTCTCTCCCTGGAAGATCCCTGTTCTCCGCTTcgtctttttcctcctcctggggTTCCTGGGGTTTGAGTCCTGCTCACACTGGCCAGGGCTCCACTCCCGTGCCACACCCACGGTCCCTCCTTTCTGGCTTcccattcctcccttttcttccctgtcAGCTGTTCCACATCGATTTTGGCCACTTTCTGGGGAACTTCAAGACCAAGTTTGGGATCAACCGTGAGCGCGTCCCCTTCATTCTCACGTATGACTTTGTCCACGTGATCCAGCAGGGGAAGACTAACAACAGTGAGAAATTTGAAAGGTGAGGGCACTGCCTCTGATCTGCCTGGACACGGGGGCCCTGGGTGAGGGGAAAGGATGGAGGCAGCTGCCAGCCCTACTCCGGCCTCCTGCCCTGGATTGCTTGTGGATTGGAATGGATGACCTCCTTGGGTCATGGCGGTGtgtaaagggtgtgtgtgtgtggggggggtgtctcCTGTAGGAGGCAGGGTGAGGTCAGCCCGAGGAACTAGAGGCTTGGGTATAACCATCACTGAAGCCACAGTTCAGGAGAAGGTGCAGACAGGTCCACTGGTCCGCCTCTGCAGGTTCCGTGGCTACTGTGAACGAGCCTACACCATCCTGCGGCGCCATGGGCtgctcttcctccatctctttgcCCTGATGCGTGCGGCAGGTCTGCCTGAGCTTAGCTGCTCCAAAGATATCCAGTATCTCAAGGCAAGTGACCTAGTGAGGGACCCTCAAGAGCAACTTGGGCAGACAAGGGTTTGTGTCAGCTTGCGGTTGAAGTCTATCACGaggggaaggcaggggcaggcaccGGAGTGGAAGCTGCAGCTTGTTGCAcgtggcct encodes the following:
- the Pik3cd gene encoding phosphatidylinositol 4,5-bisphosphate 3-kinase catalytic subunit delta isoform isoform X6, which encodes MPPGVDCPMEFWTKEESQSVAVDFLLPTGVYLNFQVSRNANLSTIKQVLWHRAQYEPLFHMLSDPEAYVFTCVNQTAEQQELEDEQRRLCDIQPFLPVLRLVAREGDRVKKLVNSQISLLIGKGLHEFDSLRDPEVNDFRTKMRQFCEEAAAHRQQLGWEEWLQYSFPLQLEPSARSWRAGMLRVTNRALLVNVKFEGSEDSFTLQVSTQDMPLALMACALRKKATVFRQPLVEQPEDYALQVNGRHEYLYGSYPLCQFQSNPAPQVQKPRAKPPPIPAKKPSSVSLWSLEQPFSIELIQGSKVNADERMKLVVQAGLFHGNEMLCKTVSSSEVSVSSEPVWKQRLEFDISICDLPRMARLCFALYAVVEKAKKKSTKKKSKKADCPIAWANLMLFDYKDQLKTGERRLYMWPSVPDDKGELLNPAGTVRSNPNTESAAALVIFLPEVAAHPVYFPALEKILELGRHGERGRITEEEQLQLREILERRGSGELYEHEKDLMWKMRHEVQEHFPEALARLLLVTKWNKHEDVAQLSQMLYLLCSWPELPVLSALELLDFSFPDSYVGSFAIKSLRKLTDGELLQYLLQLVQVLKYESYLDCELTKFLLDRALANRKIGHFLFWHLRSEMHVPSVALRFGLIMEAYCRGSTHHMKVLMKQGEALSKLKSLNDFVKVSSQKTTKPQAKELMHICMRQETYMEALSHLQSPLDPSTLLEEVCVEQCTFMDSKMKPLWIMYSSEEAGSAGSVGIIFKNGDDLRQDMLTLQMIQLMDVLWKQEGLDLRMTPYGCLPTGDRTGLIEVVLHSDTIANIQLNKSNMAATAAFNKDALLNWLKSKNPGEALDRAIEEFTLSCAGYCVATYVLGIGDRHSDNIMIRESGQLFHIDFGHFLGNFKTKFGINRERVPFILTYDFVHVIQQGKTNNSEKFERFRGYCERAYTILRRHGLLFLHLFALMRAAGLPELSCSKDIQYLKDSLALGKTEEEALKHFRVKFNEALRESWKTKVNWLAHNVSKDNRQ
- the Pik3cd gene encoding phosphatidylinositol 4,5-bisphosphate 3-kinase catalytic subunit delta isoform isoform X3, which produces MPPGVDCPMEFWTKEESQSVAVDFLLPTGVYLNFQVSRNANLSTIKQVLWHRAQYEPLFHMLSDPEAYVFTCVNQTAEQQELEDEQRRLCDIQPFLPVLRLVAREGDRVKKLVNSQISLLIGKGLHEFDSLRDPEVNDFRTKMRQFCEEAAAHRQQLGWEEWLQYSFPLQLEPSARSWRAGMLRVTNRALLVNVKFEGSEDSFTLQVSTQDMPLALMACALRKKATVFRQPLVEQPEDYALQVNGRHEYLYGSYPLCQFQYICSCLHSGLTPHLTMVHSSSILAMRDEQSNPAPQVQKPRAKPPPIPAKKPSSVSLWSLEQPFSIELIQGSKVNADERMKLVVQAGLFHGNEMLCKTVSSSEVSVSSEPVWKQRLEFDISICDLPRMARLCFALYAVVEKAKKKSTKKKSKKADCPIAWANLMLFDYKDQLKTGERRLYMWPSVPDDKGELLNPAGTVRSNPNTESAAALVIFLPEVAAHPVYFPALEKILELGRHGERGRITEEEQLQLREILERRGSGELYEHEKDLMWKMRHEVQEHFPEALARLLLVTKWNKHEDVAQMLYLLCSWPELPVLSALELLDFSFPDSYVGSFAIKSLRKLTDGELLQYLLQLVQVLKYESYLDCELTKFLLDRALANRKIGHFLFWHLRSEMHVPSVALRFGLIMEAYCRGSTHHMKVLMKQGEALSKLKSLNDFVKVSSQKTTKPQAKELMHICMRQETYMEALSHLQSPLDPSTLLEEVCVEQCTFMDSKMKPLWIMYSSEEAGSAGSVGIIFKNGDDLRQDMLTLQMIQLMDVLWKQEGLDLRMTPYGCLPTGDRTGLIEVVLHSDTIANIQLNKSNMAATAAFNKDALLNWLKSKNPGEALDRAIEEFTLSCAGYCVATYVLGIGDRHSDNIMIRESGQLFHIDFGHFLGNFKTKFGINRERVPFILTYDFVHVIQQGKTNNSEKFERFRGYCERAYTILRRHGLLFLHLFALMRAAGLPELSCSKDIQYLKDSLALGKTEEEALKHFRVKFNEALRESWKTKVNWLAHNVSKDNRQ
- the Pik3cd gene encoding phosphatidylinositol 4,5-bisphosphate 3-kinase catalytic subunit delta isoform isoform X2, encoding MPPGVDCPMEFWTKEESQSVAVDFLLPTGVYLNFQVSRNANLSTIKQVLWHRAQYEPLFHMLSDPEAYVFTCVNQTAEQQELEDEQRRLCDIQPFLPVLRLVAREGDRVKKLVNSQISLLIGKGLHEFDSLRDPEVNDFRTKMRQFCEEAAAHRQQLGWEEWLQYSFPLQLEPSARSWRAGMLRVTNRALLVNVKFEGSEDSFTLQVSTQDMPLALMACALRKKATVFRQPLVEQPEDYALQVNGRHEYLYGSYPLCQFQYICSCLHSGLTPHLTMVHSSSILAMRDEQSNPAPQVQKPRAKPPPIPAKKPSSVSLWSLEQPFSIELIQGSKVNADERMKLVVQAGLFHGNEMLCKTVSSSEVSVSSEPVWKQRLEFDISICDLPRMARLCFALYAVVEKAKKKSTKKKSKKADCPIAWANLMLFDYKDQLKTGERRLYMWPSVPDDKGELLNPAGTVRSNPNTESAAALVIFLPEVAAHPVYFPALEKILELGRHGERGRITEEELQLREILERRGSGELYEHEKDLMWKMRHEVQEHFPEALARLLLVTKWNKHEDVAQLSQMLYLLCSWPELPVLSALELLDFSFPDSYVGSFAIKSLRKLTDGELLQYLLQLVQVLKYESYLDCELTKFLLDRALANRKIGHFLFWHLRSEMHVPSVALRFGLIMEAYCRGSTHHMKVLMKQGEALSKLKSLNDFVKVSSQKTTKPQAKELMHICMRQETYMEALSHLQSPLDPSTLLEEVCVEQCTFMDSKMKPLWIMYSSEEAGSAGSVGIIFKNGDDLRQDMLTLQMIQLMDVLWKQEGLDLRMTPYGCLPTGDRTGLIEVVLHSDTIANIQLNKSNMAATAAFNKDALLNWLKSKNPGEALDRAIEEFTLSCAGYCVATYVLGIGDRHSDNIMIRESGQLFHIDFGHFLGNFKTKFGINRERVPFILTYDFVHVIQQGKTNNSEKFERFRGYCERAYTILRRHGLLFLHLFALMRAAGLPELSCSKDIQYLKDSLALGKTEEEALKHFRVKFNEALRESWKTKVNWLAHNVSKDNRQ